A genomic stretch from Brucella sp. BE17 includes:
- a CDS encoding GntR family transcriptional regulator yields the protein MKTTVQKPKAKSTASLSQQSGAGLAASARRISAGRITTATVIYRELHTSIVSMQLTPGTPLNEKALTEQFGVSRTPVREAIIRLVEDGLVDVFPQSGTFVARIPVALIPEAVIIRQALEGATTERAATSATSGDIDLLDEILARQSFFAERQNLGSFHEADDAFHEAIASIAHHPGIWQFLKPVKVQIDRARRMTVPALGRMTQVIAEHKIIRNAIESHDVTAACAAMKHHLSAVKPDIDELRKSNPDSFI from the coding sequence ATGAAAACGACAGTGCAAAAGCCAAAAGCCAAATCAACTGCCTCTCTTTCGCAACAGTCTGGAGCAGGCCTGGCTGCCTCCGCGCGACGGATCAGTGCCGGACGCATTACCACGGCCACTGTAATCTATCGTGAATTACACACGTCTATCGTGTCCATGCAGCTGACGCCTGGAACCCCGCTGAATGAAAAGGCTCTGACCGAACAATTCGGCGTCAGTCGCACGCCGGTGCGAGAGGCAATCATACGTCTGGTCGAGGATGGACTGGTCGATGTCTTTCCGCAGTCAGGGACATTTGTTGCGCGAATTCCTGTTGCCCTGATCCCCGAGGCTGTGATTATTCGTCAGGCGCTGGAAGGCGCCACCACAGAACGTGCCGCAACGTCTGCTACAAGTGGAGACATCGATCTTCTGGACGAAATACTGGCGCGGCAAAGTTTTTTTGCCGAACGACAGAATCTGGGCTCTTTCCATGAAGCCGACGATGCCTTTCATGAAGCGATTGCATCCATTGCCCATCACCCCGGCATCTGGCAGTTTCTCAAGCCGGTCAAAGTGCAGATCGATCGCGCGCGCCGCATGACCGTGCCCGCTTTGGGCCGCATGACACAGGTCATTGCCGAACACAAAATTATCCGTAACGCTATTGAAAGCCATGATGTAACTGCGGCCTGTGCTGCAATGAAGCATCATCTGAGTGCGGTGAAGCCGGACATTGATGAACTAAGAAAAAGCAATCCGGATTCCTTTATTTAA
- the uxuA gene encoding mannonate dehydratase yields the protein MRQAWRWFGPKAGVSLDAVRQAGATDIVSSLHEVPIGRAWTSTEVRERKSLIENTPAGRTPLRWSVVESIPIPDAVKRLGGEAKQEIAAWMASMEALAENDIRVICYNFMPVVDWCRTDLDYVTPTGATAMRFDHNMIAVFDLHILQRKGAEAEYSADDRAIARRLFEAMDDAAIASLVYNIASALPGSTTEPLTVPAFREKLEAYASIDADRLRRNLIEFMEAVTPAAEELGVKLTLHPDDPPRPLFGLPRVASTEADYAALFDAVPSASNGMCFCTGSLGVRADNDLPAMAKRFASRIHFSHLRATMRQGDGRSFFEAAHLEGDVNMVAVLRVLLAEDRKRDSVASIIFRSDHGHRMLDDLEKEVTPGYPAIGRLRGLAELRGIIHALDAAEGTAVSA from the coding sequence TTGCGTCAAGCGTGGAGATGGTTTGGGCCAAAGGCTGGTGTTTCACTCGATGCCGTACGACAGGCCGGTGCAACTGATATCGTGTCTTCACTGCATGAGGTGCCAATTGGACGGGCCTGGACGTCGACTGAGGTTCGGGAGCGTAAATCACTGATCGAAAACACGCCTGCGGGACGTACGCCACTACGCTGGTCGGTTGTTGAAAGCATTCCCATTCCTGACGCCGTCAAACGTCTGGGTGGTGAAGCCAAACAGGAAATCGCTGCCTGGATGGCTAGCATGGAGGCCTTGGCGGAGAACGACATTCGCGTCATCTGTTACAATTTCATGCCTGTGGTCGATTGGTGCCGGACCGATCTCGATTATGTGACCCCGACTGGGGCGACGGCAATGCGTTTCGATCACAACATGATTGCCGTGTTTGATCTGCATATTCTGCAAAGAAAGGGAGCGGAGGCGGAGTATTCAGCAGACGATCGTGCCATTGCGCGCCGACTCTTTGAGGCTATGGATGATGCGGCAATTGCCAGCCTTGTCTATAATATAGCCAGTGCTTTGCCGGGGTCCACGACCGAGCCGCTGACAGTTCCGGCATTTCGCGAAAAGCTCGAAGCCTATGCTAGTATAGATGCGGATCGCCTGCGCCGAAACCTGATTGAATTTATGGAGGCAGTAACACCGGCGGCGGAGGAGCTTGGTGTGAAATTGACTTTGCATCCCGACGATCCGCCGCGTCCGCTGTTCGGCTTGCCGCGCGTAGCCTCGACCGAAGCTGATTATGCAGCCTTATTCGATGCTGTTCCGTCCGCTTCCAATGGCATGTGTTTTTGTACGGGAAGTCTTGGCGTCCGCGCTGATAATGATTTGCCGGCCATGGCAAAGCGCTTCGCTTCCCGCATTCATTTCTCGCATTTGCGAGCAACCATGCGTCAAGGCGATGGACGCAGCTTCTTTGAGGCGGCGCATCTGGAAGGGGATGTGAATATGGTCGCGGTGTTACGCGTATTGCTGGCTGAGGATCGAAAGCGCGACAGCGTTGCGTCGATCATCTTTCGTTCGGATCATGGACATCGCATGCTGGACGATCTGGAAAAGGAAGTGACGCCGGGTTATCCCGCGATTGGTCGCTTGCGGGGGTTGGCGGAATTGCGCGGTATCATCCACGCACTGGATGCGGCTGAAGGCACAGCCGTTTCTGCTTGA
- a CDS encoding type III effector HrpK domain-containing protein produces MAKVNSSASSPVDPKSVDPNNTEAWKQAEKDAKDAGIRWEKPADDKRSAQEIIDDTPLLKNLGNQSGVKDSLEQRVGGDIEKDADAAYRAAQVLEHVEKFDAKGNRLASNDINNGEINGFTKGKEAKPNTEAGRLQDFGKYGFSNLKGKLNNVSAADDPKARKQAEDLGIKWERPKGDDRSAKDIIDSNRLLKGLGNQSDVKAMLKEQVGDFEKDANAAYRATQVLDHIEKFDKDGKRQVGGDVGDHKINGFTNSGEAEPNTEAGRLQDFGKYGFSNLKGKLNDFKDAGNNKEERKKAEALGIEWERTKDDKRSAKDIVNGDPLLKELGDHSGVRDMLKERVGDFYNDADAAYRATQVLRHVEQFDSKGKEITGGSVGNGKINGFTTSREAEPNTEAGRLQDFGKYGFDSLKGDLGDVSSIKGKGEDAKSYKDYIKANKDADEGSKQVAKYAAILEENYDTIREKAGAGGNLDADALQRYKNTAKGLSDEAKEALDFWSQSGAFNIIDNAKHSLAQRPDGDLSKGDLQSWLSKSAPKDASSLMTFLSDAAQRSALSDIDTSKLGNDVFENPGNYSNEEKAAVLQDLQQAQQLMVDGASAGMWKDDYSKVSIANRARVHPDKEKVFDDLNKHIKILQDDKEVTKTLSEKTAGALKDLVADNKGLKEAVQKTYDDEIKSGKALNKSWDTNMKDGKVEQQAVLAEFLGTAQSYQGALDIKKPEDIKDAIKKSDHEGDFKDFYENKLVSGDRLKELLKDNSFEAAASVYNMEVGLYNAALDSEFTGKLDDKLEENFSKIGNENILKDASFDDMKKAFGVNGGDELDEKKVKEYIAEVAKENPELFVNENGKAATPDQILGGFRATWDVYRQGTKTLDKTGSLENLDPNKNAKGAYDKGVLHGVSGLFLAGMTISRGVGTNGELQPKDYVNIIAGSVQTATVLTEGGMKGYSQYLKGLKDKLDDDLMNSVGSLLDDVSPENLSAQDSKANKSPLYDKRASLAKKFEEGAKGLGGAAGAAMGAYGIFDGVKSIRNGDTVTGALGITSGSIGAMAGLASMVEGAWGLGNALLPNLISKVPNIVPVFAGALGWAAAGVGVIVSFLPSLIEEGKHQKRSDDFGHTLGSFLTKYEIDGVEGGSFRDIPDNEWPGYEDGPTIGS; encoded by the coding sequence ATGGCCAAGGTCAATTCGTCAGCTTCGAGCCCGGTAGATCCGAAATCGGTTGATCCGAATAATACCGAGGCATGGAAACAGGCTGAAAAGGATGCCAAGGACGCGGGTATCCGTTGGGAAAAACCGGCTGATGACAAGCGCTCCGCTCAGGAGATCATCGACGATACGCCACTTCTGAAAAACCTCGGCAATCAGAGCGGCGTGAAGGATTCGCTGGAGCAGCGGGTCGGAGGGGATATCGAAAAGGATGCTGATGCAGCCTATCGTGCCGCGCAGGTTCTCGAACACGTCGAAAAATTTGATGCCAAGGGAAATCGTCTCGCAAGCAACGACATCAACAACGGCGAGATTAACGGTTTTACCAAAGGTAAAGAGGCAAAGCCGAACACGGAAGCAGGCCGCCTTCAGGATTTCGGCAAATATGGTTTTTCCAATCTCAAGGGCAAGCTGAACAATGTTTCAGCTGCGGATGATCCAAAAGCCCGCAAACAGGCGGAGGATTTGGGGATTAAATGGGAGCGCCCAAAAGGCGATGACCGCTCTGCCAAGGATATCATTGATAGTAATCGTCTGCTCAAGGGGCTCGGCAACCAGAGCGACGTCAAGGCAATGCTCAAGGAACAGGTCGGTGATTTCGAGAAGGATGCCAATGCAGCCTATCGCGCGACGCAGGTCCTCGATCATATCGAAAAATTTGATAAAGATGGCAAGCGGCAGGTTGGTGGCGATGTCGGTGATCACAAGATCAACGGTTTCACCAACAGCGGCGAGGCGGAACCTAATACTGAGGCTGGTCGCCTTCAGGATTTCGGCAAATATGGTTTTTCCAATCTCAAGGGTAAGCTGAACGATTTCAAGGATGCGGGCAACAACAAGGAAGAGCGCAAGAAGGCCGAAGCCCTCGGTATTGAATGGGAGCGCACGAAAGATGACAAGCGATCTGCAAAGGACATTGTGAACGGCGACCCTCTTTTGAAAGAACTGGGCGATCACAGCGGCGTGCGCGATATGCTAAAGGAGAGGGTGGGCGACTTTTATAATGATGCCGATGCTGCCTATCGTGCGACGCAGGTTCTCAGGCATGTCGAACAGTTTGACAGTAAGGGCAAGGAAATTACCGGCGGCAGTGTCGGCAACGGAAAAATAAACGGTTTCACCACATCACGTGAGGCAGAGCCTAATACCGAAGCGGGTCGCCTACAGGATTTTGGCAAATACGGTTTTGACTCTCTCAAGGGCGATCTTGGCGACGTTTCCTCCATCAAGGGCAAGGGCGAAGATGCCAAGAGCTACAAAGATTATATAAAGGCGAACAAGGACGCCGACGAAGGCTCGAAGCAGGTCGCAAAATATGCGGCCATCCTGGAAGAAAACTATGACACGATCCGCGAAAAAGCAGGAGCGGGCGGCAATCTCGATGCTGATGCATTGCAGCGCTATAAGAATACAGCCAAAGGGCTGAGTGATGAGGCCAAGGAAGCACTCGATTTCTGGTCGCAGTCGGGCGCGTTCAATATCATCGATAATGCCAAGCATTCACTGGCTCAGCGGCCGGATGGTGATCTCAGCAAGGGCGACTTGCAGAGCTGGCTGAGCAAGTCCGCCCCAAAAGACGCCTCTTCACTGATGACATTCCTTTCCGATGCAGCACAACGCAGCGCGCTTTCGGACATCGACACCAGCAAACTCGGCAATGATGTTTTTGAAAATCCGGGCAATTACTCGAACGAGGAAAAAGCTGCCGTTCTTCAGGACTTGCAGCAGGCCCAGCAATTGATGGTTGATGGCGCTTCCGCTGGTATGTGGAAAGATGATTATTCCAAGGTTTCCATCGCCAATCGTGCCCGTGTCCACCCGGACAAGGAAAAGGTTTTCGATGATCTCAACAAACACATAAAGATTCTTCAGGACGACAAGGAAGTCACCAAGACCCTGAGCGAGAAAACCGCGGGCGCTTTGAAGGACCTTGTGGCAGATAACAAGGGGCTGAAGGAAGCCGTTCAGAAGACCTACGACGATGAAATCAAGAGCGGAAAGGCTCTTAACAAGTCGTGGGATACGAATATGAAAGACGGCAAGGTTGAGCAGCAGGCCGTTCTTGCTGAATTCCTCGGTACGGCGCAGTCCTATCAGGGTGCCCTCGATATTAAAAAGCCTGAAGACATTAAGGACGCAATCAAGAAATCCGACCATGAAGGGGACTTCAAGGATTTCTACGAGAACAAGCTTGTTTCCGGCGACCGACTGAAAGAGCTTCTCAAGGACAATTCCTTCGAGGCGGCGGCAAGCGTCTACAACATGGAGGTTGGTCTCTATAACGCCGCGCTTGATTCTGAATTTACCGGAAAACTCGATGACAAGCTGGAAGAGAACTTCTCCAAGATCGGTAATGAGAATATTCTTAAGGACGCATCCTTCGATGATATGAAGAAGGCTTTCGGCGTCAATGGTGGTGATGAGCTCGATGAAAAAAAGGTAAAGGAATATATCGCGGAAGTTGCCAAGGAAAATCCGGAGCTTTTCGTCAATGAGAACGGAAAGGCTGCGACACCTGACCAGATTCTCGGGGGCTTCCGGGCAACGTGGGATGTCTATCGCCAAGGCACGAAAACGCTGGATAAGACGGGATCACTTGAAAACCTCGATCCGAACAAGAATGCCAAAGGAGCTTATGATAAGGGCGTGCTGCACGGCGTCAGCGGTCTTTTTCTGGCAGGCATGACTATTTCCAGAGGCGTCGGAACCAATGGAGAACTGCAACCGAAGGATTATGTGAACATAATCGCCGGTTCTGTCCAAACGGCGACGGTACTGACTGAAGGGGGAATGAAGGGGTATTCGCAGTATCTGAAGGGTTTGAAGGACAAGCTTGACGATGACCTCATGAATAGTGTGGGGTCTTTGTTGGATGACGTCTCTCCAGAAAACCTTTCCGCACAGGATTCCAAGGCCAACAAGTCCCCTTTGTATGACAAGAGGGCGAGTCTTGCCAAGAAATTCGAGGAGGGTGCCAAGGGGCTTGGCGGTGCGGCAGGCGCTGCCATGGGAGCTTACGGTATTTTCGATGGCGTCAAGTCGATCAGAAACGGCGATACGGTTACAGGAGCGCTAGGTATTACGTCCGGCTCGATCGGTGCGATGGCCGGATTGGCGTCCATGGTAGAGGGGGCATGGGGATTGGGAAATGCCTTGCTGCCTAATCTTATCAGTAAGGTGCCGAATATTGTTCCGGTCTTTGCCGGTGCGCTCGGTTGGGCAGCGGCAGGTGTCGGTGTGATCGTTTCGTTCCTTCCAAGTCTTATAGAAGAAGGAAAGCACCAGAAGCGGTCTGACGATTTCGGTCATACGCTCGGCAGCTTCCTGACGAAGTATGAAATTGATGGCGTCGAAGGCGGCAGTTTCAGGGATATCCCGGATAACGAATGGCCAGGCTATGAGGATGGTCCGACAATAGGCTCGTGA
- a CDS encoding transglycosylase SLT domain-containing protein, with translation MKVGSQLSGWEGFYADRAERRDAATDPALREHFDNELQQARITMQAMGIEVPQDSARKSETPGSTNAHAETDPGPKPGNDVKFVDKDGAPVSNALDKATQSGSLSAGLNESLQPYRQDILAASDATGVPANLLAAVIWDESKGVASAGTINGENGQTDSGLMQINSETFAALKAQHPDLVTGEASDPKNNIMAGALYLKEQYDQFGDWDLALRAYNSGPLSVDPSDHTISTTGFGTKNYVEKVNFYEDLLNQGSSMPDGYPAGNETY, from the coding sequence ATGAAAGTGGGATCGCAGCTTTCAGGCTGGGAGGGATTTTACGCAGACCGTGCGGAACGGCGCGACGCGGCGACAGATCCGGCATTGCGCGAGCATTTTGATAATGAACTTCAGCAGGCCCGCATAACCATGCAGGCAATGGGTATTGAGGTGCCGCAAGATAGCGCCAGAAAAAGCGAAACGCCCGGCAGTACAAATGCCCATGCCGAGACCGACCCCGGCCCCAAACCAGGCAATGACGTGAAATTTGTCGATAAAGATGGTGCGCCAGTATCTAATGCGCTCGACAAGGCAACGCAGTCAGGATCACTCAGCGCCGGGTTGAATGAAAGTCTTCAGCCCTATCGTCAGGATATTCTGGCCGCTTCGGATGCAACGGGTGTGCCCGCCAATCTGCTGGCCGCTGTCATTTGGGATGAATCCAAGGGCGTGGCTTCGGCTGGAACCATCAATGGCGAGAACGGGCAGACCGACTCCGGCCTCATGCAGATCAATTCCGAAACCTTCGCCGCTTTGAAGGCACAGCATCCCGATCTGGTGACTGGTGAGGCCTCCGACCCTAAAAACAACATCATGGCTGGTGCGCTCTATCTGAAAGAGCAATACGACCAGTTCGGCGACTGGGATCTGGCTCTGCGTGCCTATAATTCGGGACCGCTCTCGGTCGATCCATCCGATCACACGATATCGACGACCGGCTTCGGCACCAAGAACTACGTCGAGAAAGTCAATTTCTATGAGGACCTTCTCAATCAGGGAAGCTCCATGCCCGACGGTTACCCGGCTGGCAATGAAACTTACTGA
- the sctT gene encoding type III secretion system export apparatus subunit SctT, translated as MNLAAITAAITEFAYPLLAASAVAVARALGMIMLTPAFMRLGLTGMIRAAVAFAISLPMIPQVFTMLSMTGQPTSFDLTGLIIKEMVVGALIGLAFGIPFWAAEVAGDLIDLQRGSTMSQLLDPLAAGESSVTATLLTVCLIALFFMSGGFLFLLDGFYRSYELWPAASFTPVLDPGAFVSILHVLDRIMQIGVILIAPLVIAILIADIMLAFLSRMAPQLHVFDLSLAVKNLLFSLLIVLYLVFLMPLLFGQIADLGGTFETLRAFVTKEGPTP; from the coding sequence ATGAATCTTGCAGCCATCACAGCGGCAATTACCGAATTTGCCTATCCGCTCTTGGCCGCATCCGCCGTTGCCGTTGCGCGCGCACTCGGCATGATCATGCTGACGCCTGCCTTCATGCGGCTTGGCCTCACCGGCATGATCCGTGCTGCCGTCGCCTTTGCCATTTCCCTGCCGATGATCCCGCAGGTCTTCACCATGCTGTCCATGACCGGTCAGCCGACGAGCTTTGATCTCACCGGCCTCATCATCAAGGAAATGGTGGTCGGAGCACTTATCGGTCTTGCCTTTGGCATCCCCTTCTGGGCGGCGGAAGTCGCAGGCGATCTCATTGACCTTCAACGTGGCTCGACCATGTCGCAGCTGCTTGACCCACTGGCAGCGGGTGAATCGTCTGTAACGGCCACGCTTCTCACCGTCTGTCTCATCGCGCTGTTCTTCATGTCGGGCGGATTTCTATTTCTGCTCGACGGCTTCTATCGCAGCTATGAATTATGGCCGGCCGCAAGTTTTACGCCGGTTCTTGATCCGGGCGCTTTTGTCTCGATCCTTCACGTGCTCGACCGTATCATGCAGATCGGCGTTATCCTTATCGCGCCGCTGGTCATTGCCATCCTGATTGCCGACATCATGCTGGCCTTTCTGTCGCGCATGGCGCCGCAACTGCATGTGTTTGACCTCTCATTGGCGGTCAAAAATCTTCTCTTTTCATTGCTGATCGTTCTTTATCTCGTGTTCCTTATGCCGTTGCTATTCGGCCAGATAGCCGATCTTGGCGGCACGTTTGAAACCCTGCGTGCTTTCGTGACAAAGGAAGGCCCGACGCCATGA
- a CDS encoding flagellar biosynthetic protein FliQ: protein MGQEVFLNEMNQALVTVLLVSAPALGIAIIIGVSVGLLQALTQIQDQTLPQAVKLVAVMLVLIFAGPLLAAQVGTLASHSLDTFPSLTR from the coding sequence ATGGGGCAGGAGGTCTTTCTCAACGAGATGAACCAGGCGCTGGTGACGGTGCTTCTCGTCTCCGCGCCCGCACTCGGCATTGCGATCATCATCGGTGTGAGTGTTGGTCTGTTGCAGGCATTGACGCAGATTCAGGACCAGACGCTGCCACAGGCGGTCAAGCTCGTCGCCGTGATGCTGGTGCTGATCTTCGCAGGCCCGCTTCTGGCAGCACAGGTCGGTACTCTTGCCAGCCACTCGCTCGACACCTTCCCGTCGCTGACGCGGTAG
- the sctR gene encoding type III secretion system export apparatus subunit SctR gives MNEFQPNLIAIIIVVSTIGLLPLAIVTMTGFLKISVVLFLIRNALGIQQSPPNLVLYGIALILTVYVTTPLVGNMYRALENRPIDIESVEGLRSAGEALSVPLRDYLERFANERERAFFIEATESVWSPEARASLNEKDLVVLIPAFVSSELTRAFEIGFLLYIPFLVIDLIVANVLMAMGMMMVSPTLISIPLKIFLFVAVEGWSRLMHGLILSYGGG, from the coding sequence ATGAACGAATTTCAACCCAATCTCATCGCCATTATCATTGTCGTTTCGACCATCGGCCTTTTGCCTCTGGCCATCGTCACCATGACGGGTTTTCTGAAAATATCGGTGGTGCTGTTCCTGATCCGCAATGCGCTCGGCATCCAGCAATCGCCGCCTAATCTCGTGCTTTACGGCATCGCGCTGATTTTGACGGTTTATGTCACGACGCCGCTGGTCGGCAATATGTATCGGGCGCTCGAAAACCGGCCCATTGATATTGAAAGCGTCGAAGGTCTACGCTCGGCGGGTGAGGCGCTCAGCGTACCTTTGCGCGATTATCTGGAGCGGTTCGCCAACGAACGTGAACGCGCCTTTTTCATCGAGGCTACCGAAAGCGTCTGGTCGCCTGAAGCGCGCGCTAGTCTCAACGAAAAAGACCTCGTCGTTCTGATCCCGGCCTTCGTCTCTTCTGAATTGACGCGGGCTTTTGAAATCGGCTTTCTCCTTTATATACCATTTCTGGTGATCGATCTGATCGTGGCCAATGTGCTGATGGCCATGGGCATGATGATGGTGTCGCCAACACTGATCTCCATTCCGTTGAAGATTTTTCTGTTCGTCGCCGTTGAAGGCTGGTCGCGGCTGATGCATGGGCTGATTCTGAGTTACGGGGGCGGCTAG
- a CDS encoding FliM/FliN family flagellar motor switch protein produces the protein MLSETMGSAARLANLLAPERVAPPSDFLERLLQKRAPITLKLGERAVSVTFEEAPAKSDMLSFPVQIGDAICQLHIPNELGFWLQQSLHLSGRLADEQEMQRALLLELACLDLCQKIETQLGETVRVGEGKPGKLSLVTGIRIVSGDEGYLCRLAMPKELGGLLADALDRLQAPEPPDLSGHCVAVVVTAGSQELFLNELDGLRPGDIVMLEGSQPAIVIEGKLAAAVEFNHNSVVLACPLAPLPMREPLPSKNGKVRKKQANPICLAFEFGRITISLSEVEALVPGSRLPLAIIDTDRVDIIRDGKRIGRGEIVKIGEGTGIRVTHLPNAASAAYEQVT, from the coding sequence ATGCTGAGCGAAACAATGGGCAGCGCGGCACGTCTTGCAAACCTGCTTGCGCCGGAAAGGGTAGCGCCGCCCTCCGATTTTTTGGAAAGATTGTTGCAGAAGCGAGCGCCGATCACGCTGAAACTTGGCGAGCGGGCTGTTTCTGTCACTTTCGAAGAAGCGCCTGCAAAAAGCGACATGCTTTCCTTCCCCGTCCAGATTGGGGATGCGATCTGCCAGTTGCATATCCCGAACGAATTGGGCTTTTGGCTGCAACAGTCGTTGCATCTTTCCGGCAGGCTTGCCGACGAACAGGAGATGCAGCGCGCTCTTCTGCTGGAACTTGCCTGCCTTGATCTTTGCCAGAAGATTGAAACACAGCTTGGTGAAACCGTCCGTGTCGGTGAGGGCAAGCCCGGTAAGTTGTCCTTGGTCACAGGCATTCGCATTGTTTCGGGCGATGAAGGCTATCTCTGCCGTCTTGCCATGCCCAAAGAGCTTGGCGGATTGCTGGCCGATGCGCTTGATCGTCTGCAGGCACCTGAACCACCTGATCTGTCGGGACATTGCGTCGCGGTTGTGGTCACGGCTGGCAGTCAGGAGCTGTTTCTGAACGAACTCGATGGTCTGCGACCGGGCGATATCGTCATGCTTGAAGGCAGCCAGCCAGCAATCGTGATCGAGGGCAAGCTGGCGGCGGCCGTTGAGTTCAATCACAACAGTGTCGTTCTTGCCTGTCCCCTCGCTCCTTTGCCGATGCGTGAGCCGTTGCCGTCCAAGAATGGCAAAGTCAGGAAAAAACAAGCCAACCCGATCTGCCTTGCCTTTGAATTCGGGCGCATCACGATTTCTTTGTCCGAGGTTGAGGCGCTTGTGCCGGGCAGTCGGCTTCCGCTGGCAATCATCGATACTGATCGCGTCGATATCATCCGCGATGGCAAGCGGATCGGTCGGGGCGAAATCGTCAAAATCGGCGAAGGCACCGGCATTCGCGTCACACATCTTCCCAATGCCGCCAGCGCTGCGTACGAACAGGTAACATGA
- a CDS encoding FliI/YscN family ATPase: MSSTANPDIDGLFSRLSRAASQAEPRPVRGRVREIRGVIVHASLPTARIGELCNLRDPVTGRLVPAEVIGFQDERAVLSPIGDLEGMSPRAEVIPTGQALQVPVSETLLGRVIDPLGRALDLGSPVKTLQTYPVHGEPPHPLERDIIEYPLRLGVRAIDGLMTVARGQRVGIFGEPGVGKSSLLASIVAGTEADVIIIGLIGERGREVREFVEMQLSAEARRKSVTVVATSDRPAIERVKAAHVATAIAEYFRDAGHNVLLLMDSITRFARAQREIGLAAGEPPTRRGFPPSFFAALPRLLERAGPGKGGSITALYTVLTEGDGALDPVAEEAKSILDGHIILSADLAERNHFPAIDVLKSRSRLMNTVVSSDHRDMAGTIREDMAAYRDIELLLRVGEYRPGSDARADRAVSRRDAIEAFLRQPSDEISDLRTMLRRMRDIVQ; this comes from the coding sequence ATGAGCAGCACGGCAAATCCCGATATTGACGGCCTGTTCTCACGCCTGTCGCGTGCGGCGTCTCAAGCAGAACCGCGGCCCGTGCGTGGACGTGTGCGGGAAATCCGTGGCGTTATCGTTCATGCCAGCCTGCCGACGGCACGCATTGGCGAATTATGCAATCTGCGCGATCCGGTGACCGGGCGTCTCGTGCCTGCCGAAGTGATCGGCTTTCAGGATGAGCGCGCTGTGCTCTCCCCCATTGGTGACCTCGAGGGCATGTCGCCCCGCGCCGAAGTCATACCGACGGGGCAGGCCCTGCAGGTGCCCGTCAGTGAAACCCTCCTTGGGCGCGTGATCGATCCGTTGGGCCGCGCGCTGGATTTGGGATCGCCGGTTAAAACCTTGCAGACCTATCCGGTCCATGGCGAGCCGCCACATCCGCTTGAGCGCGACATCATCGAATATCCATTGCGCCTTGGCGTGCGGGCCATTGACGGGTTGATGACGGTGGCGCGCGGCCAGCGCGTCGGCATTTTTGGCGAGCCGGGCGTCGGCAAGTCGTCGCTGCTCGCCTCCATCGTGGCGGGAACGGAAGCTGACGTCATCATCATCGGGCTGATCGGCGAACGTGGACGCGAGGTGCGCGAGTTTGTCGAAATGCAGTTGAGTGCCGAGGCACGTCGGAAATCCGTGACCGTGGTGGCAACCTCGGACCGTCCGGCAATCGAGCGCGTCAAGGCCGCGCATGTCGCAACGGCAATCGCCGAATATTTCCGCGATGCGGGTCATAATGTGCTGCTTTTGATGGATTCAATCACTCGCTTTGCGCGCGCGCAACGCGAGATCGGTCTTGCTGCGGGCGAACCGCCGACACGGCGCGGTTTTCCGCCGTCGTTTTTTGCAGCACTACCGCGTCTTCTGGAGCGGGCCGGGCCGGGCAAAGGAGGCTCTATTACCGCCCTTTATACGGTTTTGACCGAAGGCGATGGTGCACTCGATCCGGTCGCCGAAGAAGCGAAATCGATTCTCGACGGACATATCATTCTATCGGCCGATCTTGCGGAGCGCAATCATTTCCCGGCCATCGATGTCCTTAAAAGTCGCAGTCGCCTGATGAATACGGTTGTTTCATCCGATCACCGCGACATGGCGGGTACGATCCGTGAAGACATGGCAGCCTATCGCGATATCGAGCTTCTGCTACGCGTCGGCGAATACAGGCCGGGCAGCGACGCCCGTGCCGACAGGGCGGTTTCACGCCGTGATGCAATCGAGGCTTTTCTGCGCCAACCCTCTGACGAAATATCCGATCTGCGCACGATGCTGCGGCGCATGAGGGACATTGTTCAATGA